One genomic region from Amia ocellicauda isolate fAmiCal2 chromosome 4, fAmiCal2.hap1, whole genome shotgun sequence encodes:
- the sema4ba gene encoding sema domain, immunoglobulin domain (Ig), transmembrane domain (TM) and short cytoplasmic domain, (semaphorin) 4Ba, with translation MRSPGLDSLVLLAASLCVAGVKAVVPTEDDVTPRMSFLYNAKERSTRRFSVDGVVNYTSLLLSERENVLYVGAREALFALNLSDISNGKLHKNLTWSTPEKKRDECGFKGKNLQTDCFNYIKILLQLNSTHLYVCGTYAFSPICAYISISDFSLVKSSKGDIVTEDGRSRCPFDPEYKSTAIMVDGELYAGTVSNFQGNEPIIYKSLGQGTPLKTENSLNWLQDSAFVDSAYIQESLPKGNPVGDDDKIYFFFSEAGKEFDFFDNTIVSRIARVCKGDMGGERVLQKKWTTFLKAHLLCSLPDDGFPFNIIQDMFVLTPDQENWKDTIFYGVFTSQWYKGASGSSAVCAFSMDQVEKAFNGHYREVNRETQQWYTYNHPVPEPRPGACITNAARKMDITSSLHMPDKVLNFVKDHFLMDSVIRSQPQLLKRSVRYTQIAVHRVQAISRAYDVLFIGTDDGKLHKAINANNKMHIIEELTLFAEPQPVQNIVLDSEKGVLFVSSHSGLVEIPVANCSNYQSCGECVLSRDPYCAWTGLLCQDVRHPSAGKSHWKQDVEEADTEAICNITMFSPRMSKSSSKRDSSCQMFILPPNTFKVLPCKLRSNLAERRWEYSQSTSQFLYPEPDGGLVVVARSEKPETYECWSVEKGFQQLLANYCIRAEGPLESTTSLPGHSRTPLIPEEGPLILPGESRSSQQSTKTYWNELLIVCALLVFSFLVFSLFVVYRNRDRMKSMLKEGECPNMQQKKPRMVGKPAESLPLNGSTVPASTSDHKGYQTLNDNYICSTPTHESPDHTKSFVESEKRPLNFKESRVEISPTCPRPRVRLGSEIKDSIV, from the exons ATGCAAAGGAGAGGTCAACCAGGAGGTTCTCTGTAGATGGGGTTGTCAATTATACCTCCCTTCTtctgagcgagagagagaatgtgttgTATGTGGGTGCGAGGGAGGCACTCTTTGCGCTCAATCTTTCTGACATCAGCAACGGCAAACTCCACAAGAAT CTGACGTGGAGCACTCCAGAGAAGAAAAGAGATGAATGTGGTTTTAAAGGAAAGAATCTGCAG ACCGATTGCTTCAATTACATCAAGATTTTACTCCAGCTAAACAGCACACATCTTTACGTGTGTGGAACATATGCCTTCAGTCCCATCTGTGCATATATA AGTATCTCAGACTTCTCACTGGTCAAGAGCAGTAAAGGAGATATTGTGACAGAGGATGGGCGCAGCCGCTGCCCTTTCGACCCAGAATATAAATCCACGGCCATCATGGTTG ATGGGGAACTGTACGCCGGGACTGTCAGTAACTTCCAAGGAAATGAGCCCATCATTTACAAGAGTCTAGGCCAAGGAACCCCCTTGAAAACTGAAAACTCCCTGAATTGGCTTCAAG ATTCTGCATTTGTAGATTCGGCCTATATCCAAGAGAGTCTGCCCAAAGGCAACCCCGTCGGTGACGATGATAAAATCTACTTCTTCTTCAGCGAAGCGGGCAAGGAATTTGACTTCTTTGACAACACCATCGTGTCGAGGATCGCTCGGGTGTGCAAG gGTGATATGGGAGGCGAACGCGTGCTGCAGAAGAAGTGGACAACCTTCCTGAAAGCCCACCTCCTCTGCTCCCTCCCCGACGATGGCTTCCCATTCAACATCATCCAGGATATGTTCGTCCTAACACCAGACCAGGAGAACTGGAAGGACACCATCTTCTACGGAGTCTTCACCTCCCAGTG GTACAAAGGTGCGTCGGGGAGCTCGGCGGTGTGTGCCTTCAGCATGGATCAGGTGGAGAAAGCCTTTAATGGGCACTACCGCGAAGTCAACCGGGAGACGCAGCAGTGGTACACCTATAACCACCCAGTCCCCGAGCCCCGGCCTGGAGCG TGCATTACGAACGCTGCAAGGAAAATGGACATCACGTCATCGCTCCACATGCCTGACAAAGTGCTGAACTTCGTGAAGGACCATTTCCTCATGGACAGTGTGATTCGCAGCCAGCCGCAGCTGCTGAAGCGCAGTGTGAGATACACTCAGATCGCTGTGCACAGGGTCCAGGCCATTTCCAGAGCCTACGATGTCCTCTTCATCGGCACAG ACGACGGGAAATTACACAAAGCCATCAACGCTAACAACAAGATGCACATCATCGAAGAGCTCACCCTGTTTGCTGAACCCCAGCCGGTACAGAACATTGTGCTGGACTCGGAAAAG GGTGTGCTGTTTGTTTCCTCACACTCGGGGCTGGTGGAGATTCCTGTGGCAAACTGCAGCAACTATCAGAGCTGTGGGGAGTGTGTCCTCTCCAGGGACCCTTACTGCGCCTGGACTGGGTTGCTGTGTCAAGACGTTAGGCATCCTTCTGCCGGCAAGAG ccATTGGAAGCAGGATGTGGAGGAAGCAGACACTGAAGCCATCTGTAACATCACAATGTTCAGCCCCCGCATGAGCAAGAGTTCAAGCAAGC GTGACTCTTCATGTcagatgttcattttacccCCCAACACTTTCAAAGTCCTGCCCTGCAAGTTGCGCTCCAACCTGGCTGAGAGGAGGTGGGAGTACAGCCAGAGCACCAGCCAGTTCCTCTACCCCGAGCCGGACGGGGGCCTGGTGGTGGTGGCGCGTTCGGAGAAGCCAGAGACGTACGAGTGCTGGTCTGTGGAGAAGGGATTCCAGCAGCTACTGGCCAATTACTGCATTAGAGCCGAGGGACCCCTGGAGAGCACCACCTCTCTGcctggccactccaggacaccCCTGATCCCTGAGGAGGGGCCTCTTATTCTGCCTGGAGAGAGCCGCTCCAGCCAGCAGAGCACCAAGACCTACTGGAACGAGCTGCTAATAGTCTGTGCCCTCCTGGTCTTCTCCTTCCTGGTCTTCTCCCTGTTCGTGGTCTACCGCAACCGGGACAGGATGAAGTCCATGTTGAAGGAAGGGGAATGCCCTAACATGCAGCAGAAGAAGCCGAGGATGGTGGGCAAGCCTGCCGAGAGCCTGCCCCTCAACGGGAGCACGGTGCCGGCCTCCACCTCTGACCACAAGGGCTACCAGACCCTCAACGACAACTACATCTGCAGCACCCCCACTCATGAGTCCCCCGATCACACAAAGAGCTTTGTGGAGTCCGAGAAGCGGCCGCTGAACTTCAAGGAAAGCCGTGTGGAGATCTCTCCCACCTGCCCTCGGCCCAGAGTGCGCCTGGGATCTGAGATCAAAGACTCCATAGTGTGA